In Denticeps clupeoides chromosome 1, fDenClu1.1, whole genome shotgun sequence, a single window of DNA contains:
- the pygl gene encoding glycogen phosphorylase, liver form isoform X2: MEDLEEMEEDAGLGNGGLGRLAACFLDSMATQGLAAYGYGIRYEYGIFNQKIKDGWQVEEADDWLRYGNPWEKARPEYMLPVHFYGRVEKTDEGSKWVDTQVVLAMPYDTPIPGYMNNTVNTMRLWSARAPNDFNLKDFNVGDYIQAVLDRNLAENISRVLYPNDNCFEGKELRLKQEYFVVAATLQDVIRRFKTSKKNSSNPLSFDSFPDKVAMQLNDTHPAMAIPELMRIFVDIEKLDWDMAWDLTKRTFAYTNHTVLPEALERWPVELMETLLPRHLEIIYQINQNHLDCIASLFPDDMDRIRHMSLIEEDGGKRVNMAHLCIVGSHAVNGVAEIHSNIIKTDIFRDFSELEPEKFQNKTNGITPRRWLLLCNPGLADLIAEAIGEDYVKDLSQLQKLNELVDGDTFIRDISKIKQDNKLKFAQYLEKEYKVKINPSSLFDVHVKRIHEYKRQLLNCLHVITLYNRIKKTPSAPFVPRTVIIGGKAAPGYHMAKMIIKLITSVGEVVNNDPVVGSKLKVLYLENYRVSLAEKVIPATDLSEQISTAGTEASGTGNMKFMLNGALTIGTMDGANVEMAEEAGEENLFIFGMRVEDVAQLDAEGYDAMKYYKALPELKQVIDQIKSGFFSPRQPDIFKDVMDMLFKHDRFKVFADFEDYVKCQERVSLLYQDQKEWTKMVIKNIAASGKFSSDRTIKDYATEIWGVEPTDLKIPPPSEPREALEETLRAMKKN; the protein is encoded by the exons ATGGAGGATCTagaagagatggaggaggatgCTGGCCTGGGAAACGGTGGTCTGGGTCGACTGGCAG catgcttcCTGGACTCCATGGCCACGCAGGGCCTGGCAGCGTATGGGTACGGCATTCGCTACGAATACGGCATCTTCAACCAGAAGATCAAAGATGGTTGGCAG GTGGAGGAGGCGGATGATTGGCTGCGCTACGGTAACCCATGGGAAAAGGCCCGGCCCGAGTACATGCTGCCGGTGCATTTCTACGGCCGAGTGGAGAAGACGGACGAAGGGTCGAAGTGGGTCGACACCCAG GTGGTGTTGGCGATGCCGTATGACACCCCCATTCCAGGCTATATGAATAACACCGTCAACACCATGAGACTGTGGTCTGCACGGGCACCCAATGACTTCAACCTGAAAGATT TCAATGTTGGGGATTACATTCAGGCTGTCCTGGACAGGAACCTGGCTGAGAACATCTCCCGTGTGTTGTACCCCAATGAcaat tgttttgagGGTAAGGAACTGCGGTTGAAGCAGGAGTACTTTGTGGTCGCCGCCACCCTCCAGGATGTTATTCGCAGATTCAAGACATCCAAGAAGAACAGCTCCAACCCTCTGTCTTTTGACAGCTTTCCTGACAAG GTTGCCATGCAGCTGAATGACACACACCCAGCCATGGCCATTCCGGAGCTCATGAGAATATTTGTAGACATTGAGAAGCTGGACTGGGACATG GCCTGGGACCTCACCAAGCGAACGTTTGCATACACCAATCACACAGTCCTGCCTGAAGCGCTGGAGCGTTGGCCAGTGGAGCTGATGGAGACGCTGCTGCCCAGACACCTGGAGATCATTTATCAGATCAACCAGAACCACCTGGAC TGCATAGCTTCTCTGTTTCCTGATGACATGGACCGTATTCGTCACATGTCCCTGATCGAGGAGGATGGGGGGAAGAGGGTGAACATGGCACAcctgtgcattgtgggatcGCATGCCGTCAATGGTGTGGCAGAGATACACTCCAATATCATCAAAACTGACAT ATTCCGTGATTTTAGCGAGCTCGAGCCAGAGAAGTTCCAGAACAAAACCAACGGCATTACTCCACGCCGTTGGCTGTTGCTGTGCAACCCTGGCTTGGCTGACCTCATTGCTGAG gccaTAGGCGAGGATTATGTAAAGGATCTGAGTCAGCTTCAGAAGCTGAATGAGCTGGTGGATGGTGACACCTTCATCAGAGACATTTCTAAAATaaagcag GATAACAAGCTGAAGTTCGCCCAGTACCTGGAGAAGGAGTACAAGGTGAAGATCAACCCATCCTCCTTGTTTGATGTCCACGTGAAGAGGATCCACGAGTACAAGCGGCAGCTGCTCAACTGCCTGCACGTCATCACCCTGTATAACC GCATAAAGAAAACCCCCAGTGCTCCATTTGTACCCCGCACTGTCATTATAGGAGGAAAG GCCGCTCCAGGGTACCACATGGCGAAGATGATCATTAAACTCATCACCTCTGTGGGAGAGGTGGTCAACAATGACCCAGTGGTGGGCAGCAAACTCAAGGTCCTGTACCTGGAGAACTACAGAGTGTCTCTAGCTGAGAAAG TCATCCCAGCCACAGACCTGTCGGAGCAGATCTCCACTGCAGGAACAGAGGCCTCGGGCACGGGCAACATGAAGTTCATGCTGAATGGCGCCCTGACCATTGGCACCATGGACGGTGCCAACGTGGAGATGGCGGAGGAGGCGGGCGAGGAGAACCTCTTCATCTTTGGCATGAGGGTGGAGGACGTCGCCCAGCTTGACGCAGAGGG CTACGATGCTATGAAGTACTACAAGGCGCTCCCAGAACTGAAGCAAGTCATCGACCAGATCAAGAGCGGCTTCTTCTCCCCAAGACAGCCAGACATCTTCAAGGACGTCATGGACATGCTCTTCAAACACGACCG GTTTAAAGTCTTTGCTGACTTTGAAGATTACGTTAAATGCCAAGAGAGGGTCAGTCTGCTGTACCAg GACCAGAAGGAGTGGACCAAGATGGTGATTAAGAACATTGCTGCTTCTGGAAAGTTTTCCAGTGACCGCACCATTAAAGACTATGCCACAGAGATCTGGGGGGTGGAACCTACCGACCTGAAGATCCCGCCCCCAAGTGAGCCACGTGAGGCATTGGAGGAAACGCTGCGAGCTATGAAGAAGAATTAA
- the pygl gene encoding glycogen phosphorylase, liver form isoform X1, whose product MAAPLSDQEKRKQISIRGIVGVENVAEIKQGFNRHLHFTLVKDRNVATPRDYYFALAHTVRDHLVGRWIRTQQFYYETDPKRVYYLSLEFYMGRTLQNTMINLGLQNACDEAIYQLGLDMEDLEEMEEDAGLGNGGLGRLAACFLDSMATQGLAAYGYGIRYEYGIFNQKIKDGWQVEEADDWLRYGNPWEKARPEYMLPVHFYGRVEKTDEGSKWVDTQVVLAMPYDTPIPGYMNNTVNTMRLWSARAPNDFNLKDFNVGDYIQAVLDRNLAENISRVLYPNDNCFEGKELRLKQEYFVVAATLQDVIRRFKTSKKNSSNPLSFDSFPDKVAMQLNDTHPAMAIPELMRIFVDIEKLDWDMAWDLTKRTFAYTNHTVLPEALERWPVELMETLLPRHLEIIYQINQNHLDCIASLFPDDMDRIRHMSLIEEDGGKRVNMAHLCIVGSHAVNGVAEIHSNIIKTDIFRDFSELEPEKFQNKTNGITPRRWLLLCNPGLADLIAEAIGEDYVKDLSQLQKLNELVDGDTFIRDISKIKQDNKLKFAQYLEKEYKVKINPSSLFDVHVKRIHEYKRQLLNCLHVITLYNRIKKTPSAPFVPRTVIIGGKAAPGYHMAKMIIKLITSVGEVVNNDPVVGSKLKVLYLENYRVSLAEKVIPATDLSEQISTAGTEASGTGNMKFMLNGALTIGTMDGANVEMAEEAGEENLFIFGMRVEDVAQLDAEGYDAMKYYKALPELKQVIDQIKSGFFSPRQPDIFKDVMDMLFKHDRFKVFADFEDYVKCQERVSLLYQDQKEWTKMVIKNIAASGKFSSDRTIKDYATEIWGVEPTDLKIPPPSEPREALEETLRAMKKN is encoded by the exons ATGGCGGCTCCGCTCAGCGACCAGGAGAAGCGCAAGCAGATCAGCATCAGGGGCATCGTCGGGGTGGAGAACGTGGCGGAGATCAAGCAGGGCTTCAACCGCCACCTGCACTTCACCCTGGTGAAGGACCGCAACGTCGCCACCCCGCGGGACTACTACTTCGCCCTGGCGCACACGGTGCGCGACCACCTGGTCGGGAGGTGGATCCGAACTCAGCAGTTCTATTACGAGACCGACCCGAAG CGAGTGTATTACCTCTCTCTGGAGTTTTACATGGGCAGGACCCTGCAGAACACCATGATCAACCTGGGACTGCAGAACGCCTGCGATGAGGCCATCTACCAG CTGGGTTTGGACATGGAGGATCTagaagagatggaggaggatgCTGGCCTGGGAAACGGTGGTCTGGGTCGACTGGCAG catgcttcCTGGACTCCATGGCCACGCAGGGCCTGGCAGCGTATGGGTACGGCATTCGCTACGAATACGGCATCTTCAACCAGAAGATCAAAGATGGTTGGCAG GTGGAGGAGGCGGATGATTGGCTGCGCTACGGTAACCCATGGGAAAAGGCCCGGCCCGAGTACATGCTGCCGGTGCATTTCTACGGCCGAGTGGAGAAGACGGACGAAGGGTCGAAGTGGGTCGACACCCAG GTGGTGTTGGCGATGCCGTATGACACCCCCATTCCAGGCTATATGAATAACACCGTCAACACCATGAGACTGTGGTCTGCACGGGCACCCAATGACTTCAACCTGAAAGATT TCAATGTTGGGGATTACATTCAGGCTGTCCTGGACAGGAACCTGGCTGAGAACATCTCCCGTGTGTTGTACCCCAATGAcaat tgttttgagGGTAAGGAACTGCGGTTGAAGCAGGAGTACTTTGTGGTCGCCGCCACCCTCCAGGATGTTATTCGCAGATTCAAGACATCCAAGAAGAACAGCTCCAACCCTCTGTCTTTTGACAGCTTTCCTGACAAG GTTGCCATGCAGCTGAATGACACACACCCAGCCATGGCCATTCCGGAGCTCATGAGAATATTTGTAGACATTGAGAAGCTGGACTGGGACATG GCCTGGGACCTCACCAAGCGAACGTTTGCATACACCAATCACACAGTCCTGCCTGAAGCGCTGGAGCGTTGGCCAGTGGAGCTGATGGAGACGCTGCTGCCCAGACACCTGGAGATCATTTATCAGATCAACCAGAACCACCTGGAC TGCATAGCTTCTCTGTTTCCTGATGACATGGACCGTATTCGTCACATGTCCCTGATCGAGGAGGATGGGGGGAAGAGGGTGAACATGGCACAcctgtgcattgtgggatcGCATGCCGTCAATGGTGTGGCAGAGATACACTCCAATATCATCAAAACTGACAT ATTCCGTGATTTTAGCGAGCTCGAGCCAGAGAAGTTCCAGAACAAAACCAACGGCATTACTCCACGCCGTTGGCTGTTGCTGTGCAACCCTGGCTTGGCTGACCTCATTGCTGAG gccaTAGGCGAGGATTATGTAAAGGATCTGAGTCAGCTTCAGAAGCTGAATGAGCTGGTGGATGGTGACACCTTCATCAGAGACATTTCTAAAATaaagcag GATAACAAGCTGAAGTTCGCCCAGTACCTGGAGAAGGAGTACAAGGTGAAGATCAACCCATCCTCCTTGTTTGATGTCCACGTGAAGAGGATCCACGAGTACAAGCGGCAGCTGCTCAACTGCCTGCACGTCATCACCCTGTATAACC GCATAAAGAAAACCCCCAGTGCTCCATTTGTACCCCGCACTGTCATTATAGGAGGAAAG GCCGCTCCAGGGTACCACATGGCGAAGATGATCATTAAACTCATCACCTCTGTGGGAGAGGTGGTCAACAATGACCCAGTGGTGGGCAGCAAACTCAAGGTCCTGTACCTGGAGAACTACAGAGTGTCTCTAGCTGAGAAAG TCATCCCAGCCACAGACCTGTCGGAGCAGATCTCCACTGCAGGAACAGAGGCCTCGGGCACGGGCAACATGAAGTTCATGCTGAATGGCGCCCTGACCATTGGCACCATGGACGGTGCCAACGTGGAGATGGCGGAGGAGGCGGGCGAGGAGAACCTCTTCATCTTTGGCATGAGGGTGGAGGACGTCGCCCAGCTTGACGCAGAGGG CTACGATGCTATGAAGTACTACAAGGCGCTCCCAGAACTGAAGCAAGTCATCGACCAGATCAAGAGCGGCTTCTTCTCCCCAAGACAGCCAGACATCTTCAAGGACGTCATGGACATGCTCTTCAAACACGACCG GTTTAAAGTCTTTGCTGACTTTGAAGATTACGTTAAATGCCAAGAGAGGGTCAGTCTGCTGTACCAg GACCAGAAGGAGTGGACCAAGATGGTGATTAAGAACATTGCTGCTTCTGGAAAGTTTTCCAGTGACCGCACCATTAAAGACTATGCCACAGAGATCTGGGGGGTGGAACCTACCGACCTGAAGATCCCGCCCCCAAGTGAGCCACGTGAGGCATTGGAGGAAACGCTGCGAGCTATGAAGAAGAATTAA